The following are encoded together in the Synechococcales cyanobacterium CNB genome:
- a CDS encoding DMT family transporter, giving the protein MASPSLSVASSSGPPTRWVGVVAIVLTLVGWSSIPLFLRHFADSIDFWTSNGWRYGFSALFWLPVLVWGLARRDLPVGLWRAAFWPSVINCAAQVCFCWAHYKIDPGVLTFGLRSNIVFVTIGAALFFAAERAVIRSPGYLVGVSMVVVGTVGTMLLGEGLPRGATLFGVILAITSGAGFAAYALAVRHWMHGINAIQSFAAISLYTAVGMVALMLALGDRAGLTALDLVGQPVGSGGSRLWIDQFSLLLISALIGIAFGHVAYYFSIARLGLAVSAGVVQLQPFFVSIGSLMLFGERLTIPQWLSGGVAVAGAGLVLAMQHVRRYAEVQRAGEPEAVEFDQLPPDHVAAAVAAETHATGDARASV; this is encoded by the coding sequence ATGGCCTCTCCCTCCTTGAGCGTGGCTTCGTCCTCCGGCCCGCCAACCCGCTGGGTCGGCGTGGTTGCCATCGTCCTCACCCTTGTCGGATGGTCGAGCATTCCGCTCTTCCTCCGCCACTTCGCCGACTCCATCGACTTCTGGACCAGCAACGGCTGGCGCTACGGTTTCAGTGCGCTCTTCTGGCTTCCCGTTCTCGTGTGGGGCCTGGCACGCCGGGACCTTCCCGTGGGCCTCTGGCGCGCCGCCTTCTGGCCGAGCGTCATCAACTGCGCCGCCCAGGTCTGCTTCTGCTGGGCGCACTACAAGATCGATCCCGGCGTGCTCACCTTCGGCCTGCGTTCGAACATCGTCTTCGTCACGATCGGCGCGGCGCTCTTCTTTGCGGCCGAACGCGCCGTCATCCGGTCCCCCGGCTACCTCGTCGGCGTCTCGATGGTGGTCGTCGGTACCGTCGGCACCATGCTCCTCGGCGAAGGGCTGCCGCGCGGCGCCACGCTCTTCGGCGTCATCCTCGCCATCACCTCGGGCGCAGGGTTCGCCGCCTATGCCCTCGCCGTCCGGCACTGGATGCACGGCATCAACGCCATCCAGTCGTTCGCCGCCATCAGCCTCTACACCGCCGTCGGCATGGTCGCCCTCATGCTCGCCCTCGGCGACCGCGCGGGCCTCACCGCGCTCGACCTCGTCGGCCAGCCCGTCGGCTCGGGCGGCTCTCGCCTCTGGATCGACCAGTTCTCCCTGCTGCTCATCTCCGCCCTCATCGGCATCGCCTTCGGCCACGTCGCCTACTACTTCAGCATCGCCCGCCTCGGTCTGGCGGTCTCGGCCGGCGTCGTGCAGTTGCAGCCGTTCTTCGTCAGCATCGGCTCGCTCATGCTCTTCGGCGAACGCCTCACCATCCCGCAGTGGCTCAGCGGCGGCGTGGCCGTCGCGGGCGCGGGGCTTGTCCTCGCCATGCAGCACGTGCGCAGGTACGCCGAGGTGCAGCGCGCCGGCGAGCCGGAAGCCGTCGAGTTCGACCAGCTTCCCCCGGACCACGTCGCCGCGGCGGTGGCCGCCGAGACGCACGCGACCGGGGATGCTCGCGCGAGCGTCTGA
- a CDS encoding peptidylprolyl isomerase — protein MLAVPYAERTDQTGRPQFTSSPGLVYSGIRAYPEKHVVLETTHGDMHFRLRPDHAPNTVWNFLHLVEGGFYTDIVFHRVIGSRGGQPPFVIQVGDPTGTGMGGPGYLIDLEPSRLRHDFGVLSMARSSNPNSNGSQVFVCLSRAATQALDDRYTAFGELVSGADAVVQVSKVPTGPQDRPLDPMPRIVRAYTVDAPPYGTGPKPEQSPGDGTGER, from the coding sequence ATGCTCGCGGTTCCCTACGCGGAACGCACCGACCAGACCGGACGCCCGCAGTTCACATCCTCTCCCGGGCTGGTCTACTCGGGAATCCGCGCTTACCCCGAAAAGCACGTCGTCCTTGAGACGACCCACGGCGACATGCACTTCCGGCTTCGTCCCGACCATGCGCCCAACACGGTCTGGAACTTCCTGCACCTTGTTGAGGGCGGCTTCTACACCGACATCGTCTTCCACCGCGTCATCGGCTCGCGCGGCGGCCAGCCCCCGTTCGTCATCCAGGTCGGCGACCCGACGGGCACGGGCATGGGCGGACCGGGCTACCTCATCGACCTCGAACCGAGCAGACTCCGCCACGACTTCGGCGTGCTCTCCATGGCACGATCCTCAAACCCCAACTCCAACGGTTCACAGGTCTTCGTCTGCCTCAGCCGAGCGGCCACGCAAGCCCTCGACGACCGCTACACCGCCTTTGGAGAACTCGTCTCGGGTGCGGACGCCGTCGTGCAGGTCTCGAAGGTTCCAACCGGCCCCCAGGACCGCCCCCTCGACCCCATGCCGCGGATCGTGCGCGCTTACACTGTCGATGCCCCCCCCTACGGCACCGGACCAAAGCCAGAACAAAGCCCCGGCGACGGCACCGGCGAGCGCTAG
- a CDS encoding type II secretion system protein, translated as MPDAAEQAVRKSYCRGKPPRAVARAAFTLIDVLVTMAVVALLLGILMPGFASVRETSRRVVCASNLRQIGFGLTLYADTNRDYLPSSAFLRGEKPGGEGGASGSETWYPSEMMTLRLPGLPIYGIDKTWDGLGMLYSNEFLPTPEIFYCPSHWGKHPLSRYVPYWKGQNGAIVGNYHFRGVGPNGSRRLSRIEPSRAAIVTDGLKTRLDFNHKVGLNVLRADISLSWLSDGGRLYEYLPADGDSSLRAEDFEMLWEQIDHPDSDVLPDNGN; from the coding sequence ATGCCGGACGCCGCTGAGCAGGCCGTGCGGAAGTCGTATTGCAGGGGGAAGCCACCTCGTGCTGTTGCACGCGCCGCGTTCACCCTCATCGACGTGCTCGTCACCATGGCGGTTGTCGCTCTGCTCCTAGGCATTCTCATGCCGGGGTTTGCCTCCGTACGTGAGACCTCCCGCCGAGTCGTCTGTGCCTCCAACCTGCGACAGATCGGATTCGGCCTCACGCTCTACGCGGACACGAATCGCGACTACCTCCCGTCCAGCGCGTTCCTCCGCGGTGAAAAGCCCGGCGGTGAAGGCGGTGCCTCAGGCAGCGAGACGTGGTATCCCAGCGAGATGATGACGCTCCGTCTCCCAGGTCTCCCCATCTACGGCATCGACAAGACATGGGACGGCCTCGGCATGCTCTACAGCAACGAGTTCCTCCCAACTCCCGAGATTTTTTACTGCCCCTCTCACTGGGGGAAGCACCCCCTCTCGAGGTATGTCCCCTACTGGAAGGGACAGAACGGCGCGATCGTCGGCAACTACCACTTCCGCGGCGTAGGCCCGAACGGCTCCAGGCGGCTCAGTCGCATTGAACCGAGCCGTGCCGCAATCGTCACTGACGGTCTCAAGACCCGGCTGGACTTCAACCACAAAGTCGGCCTCAACGTCCTGCGCGCGGATATCTCCCTCTCCTGGCTCTCCGATGGCGGCCGTCTCTACGAGTACCTGCCCGCCGACGGGGATTCGTCGCTCCGCGCCGAGGACTTCGAGATGCTCTGGGAACAGATCGACCACCCCGATTCCGACGTTCTCCCCGACAACGGGAACTGA
- a CDS encoding sigma-70 family RNA polymerase sigma factor: MAASREQENADLALMRRVAASEEDAVAELYDRFGSLVYRMAYQAMPTRAEAEDAVQEVFVRLWRTAHRFDPKRAALVTWVMLISRRHLVDKLRRTRARVKASSLDESTPIPAPSGVPSASAGLEHDERFGTLIDRINALPELQRLVVTRAYLGGQTLRQIGEELNTPLGTVKSALSRALVRLRERSGEDTAT, encoded by the coding sequence ATGGCAGCGAGTCGTGAACAGGAGAACGCCGACCTTGCGCTGATGCGTCGGGTTGCGGCGAGCGAAGAAGATGCGGTCGCGGAGTTGTACGACCGCTTCGGATCGTTGGTGTATCGGATGGCGTATCAGGCGATGCCAACCAGGGCCGAGGCGGAGGACGCGGTGCAGGAAGTGTTCGTGCGGCTGTGGCGGACGGCGCACCGATTCGATCCGAAGCGAGCCGCACTGGTAACGTGGGTGATGCTGATCTCCCGTCGGCACCTCGTGGACAAGCTGCGTCGCACGCGGGCGAGGGTCAAGGCGTCGAGCCTGGACGAGAGCACGCCCATCCCCGCGCCTTCGGGAGTCCCGAGCGCGTCCGCGGGTCTGGAGCATGACGAACGCTTCGGCACGCTCATCGACCGCATCAACGCGTTGCCCGAGTTGCAACGGCTCGTGGTGACGCGGGCGTATCTCGGGGGCCAGACGCTGCGGCAGATCGGGGAGGAGTTGAACACACCGCTGGGAACAGTGAAGTCCGCGTTGAGCCGGGCGTTGGTGCGGCTGCGCGAACGATCGGGCGAGGATACAGCAACATGA
- a CDS encoding HD domain-containing protein: protein MDPATVHQLVKAIEAKDLSTAAHTWRVVLYSRAMLEAVGADNATIHAVTQGAALHDVGKIDIPSAILTKPDRLTPEEFAVIQQHPVTGYARMVAMDVEDKHILDLIRFHHERWDGLGYPYGLKDGDIPLVARYFAVIDAFDAMTSVRPYRHEVGEKAAANALIELRNGAGTRYDPDAVRLFADLFERGSLTWILNYFNDGTPIPDFTPDESAVALIGP from the coding sequence GTGGACCCGGCGACCGTTCATCAACTCGTGAAGGCCATCGAGGCCAAGGACCTCTCGACCGCCGCCCACACGTGGCGCGTCGTGCTCTACTCCCGGGCCATGCTCGAGGCCGTCGGCGCGGACAACGCCACCATCCACGCCGTCACGCAGGGCGCGGCCCTCCATGACGTCGGCAAGATCGACATTCCCTCCGCCATCCTCACCAAGCCCGATCGCCTCACCCCGGAGGAGTTCGCCGTCATCCAGCAGCATCCCGTGACCGGCTACGCACGCATGGTCGCCATGGACGTCGAGGACAAGCACATCCTCGACCTCATCCGCTTTCACCACGAACGCTGGGACGGTCTCGGGTACCCCTACGGCCTCAAGGACGGCGACATCCCGCTCGTCGCACGCTACTTCGCCGTCATCGACGCGTTCGATGCCATGACCAGCGTTCGCCCCTACCGCCACGAAGTCGGCGAAAAGGCCGCCGCCAACGCACTCATCGAACTCCGCAACGGCGCGGGCACCCGCTACGACCCCGACGCCGTCCGCCTCTTTGCCGACCTCTTCGAACGCGGCAGCCTCACCTGGATTCTCAACTACTTCAACGACGGCACACCGATCCCGGATTTCACGCCCGACGAGTCCGCCGTCGCCCTCATCGGCCCATAA
- a CDS encoding PEP-CTERM sorting domain-containing protein: MRGIIGLIAVAGVAAGASAQVFQQLPDYGGCLGCGYFSDGQSGQYWSQRIADNFNLGGTKVIDRVKWWGMSEYYIFPDLTNFSAWTIAFYNAGFGQTSSETIAKANITITQDANIFGNYWVYEFDAAITPVAVDNGWISIGSHNISPFDDGFAWHFGTGGDGTIAADFFDGNGYQTFPGAGDVAFALYEIPAPGTLALVGLGGLVAARRRR; the protein is encoded by the coding sequence ATGCGTGGAATCATCGGACTGATTGCCGTGGCCGGCGTTGCCGCGGGCGCTTCGGCGCAGGTTTTCCAGCAGTTGCCCGACTACGGCGGCTGCCTCGGCTGCGGGTACTTCTCCGACGGCCAGTCGGGCCAGTACTGGTCGCAGCGCATCGCGGACAACTTCAACCTCGGCGGGACGAAGGTCATCGACCGCGTCAAGTGGTGGGGCATGAGCGAGTACTACATCTTCCCCGACCTCACCAACTTCTCCGCGTGGACGATCGCGTTCTACAACGCGGGCTTCGGCCAGACCTCCTCCGAGACCATCGCCAAGGCGAACATCACCATCACCCAGGACGCCAACATCTTCGGCAACTACTGGGTCTACGAGTTCGACGCCGCGATCACGCCCGTCGCCGTCGACAACGGCTGGATCTCCATCGGCTCCCACAACATCAGCCCCTTCGATGACGGCTTCGCCTGGCACTTCGGCACCGGGGGCGACGGCACCATCGCCGCCGACTTCTTCGATGGCAACGGCTACCAGACCTTCCCTGGCGCCGGCGATGTCGCCTTCGCCCTCTACGAGATTCCCGCTCCGGGCACCCTGGCCCTCGTCGGCCTCGGCGGCCTGGTCGCGGCCCGTCGTCGCCGCTGA
- a CDS encoding lipoyl synthase — protein sequence MVLNNSGDHTLAPKRKPPWLRARVPGGEGYQRLRRIMTDHRLHTVCEEAGCPNMGECWSRGVATIMILGDTCTRACGFCNVKTGRPPTLDRDEPRRVAESLALMGLRHVVITSVNRDELPDGGAGIWAETIVRVREACPDMSVEVLIPDFEGNWAALQMVIDAGPHIINHNLECVRRMYPAVRPSAKFDRSLELLRRVKEQGCVAKTGIMVGIGERDHEVLALIDEIQTATRVSRPSSSPSITSPLADSCDILTIGQYLQPSRNHLPIDRWVTPEQFSTFKTEGLRRGFKVVESGPLVRSSYHADHQADVLSSIAFHHVRPF from the coding sequence ATGGTTCTCAACAACTCGGGCGACCACACCCTTGCCCCCAAGCGCAAGCCCCCGTGGCTCCGCGCCAGGGTTCCGGGCGGCGAAGGCTACCAACGCCTCCGCAGGATCATGACCGATCACAGGCTCCACACCGTCTGCGAGGAGGCCGGATGCCCGAACATGGGTGAGTGCTGGTCTCGCGGCGTCGCCACGATCATGATTCTGGGAGACACGTGCACACGCGCGTGCGGTTTCTGCAACGTCAAGACCGGCCGCCCACCGACCCTCGACCGCGACGAGCCTCGCCGTGTTGCCGAGAGCCTGGCGCTCATGGGCCTCAGGCACGTCGTCATCACGAGCGTCAACCGAGACGAACTCCCCGACGGCGGGGCGGGCATCTGGGCCGAAACGATCGTCCGCGTCCGCGAGGCCTGCCCGGACATGTCCGTCGAGGTGCTGATCCCCGACTTCGAAGGCAACTGGGCCGCGCTGCAGATGGTCATCGACGCCGGTCCCCACATCATCAACCACAATCTCGAGTGCGTCCGGCGCATGTACCCGGCCGTCAGGCCCAGCGCGAAGTTCGACCGATCCCTCGAACTCCTCCGACGCGTGAAGGAGCAAGGGTGCGTCGCCAAGACGGGCATCATGGTCGGCATCGGCGAACGAGACCACGAGGTACTCGCTCTCATCGACGAAATCCAGACAGCCACCAGGGTTTCGCGACCGTCATCCAGCCCCTCCATCACCTCCCCGCTCGCTGATTCCTGCGACATTCTCACGATCGGCCAATACCTGCAGCCGTCGAGAAACCATCTTCCCATCGATCGATGGGTGACTCCCGAACAGTTCTCGACCTTCAAAACCGAAGGGCTCCGTCGAGGGTTCAAGGTCGTGGAGAGTGGCCCCCTCGTTCGCTCGAGCTACCACGCCGACCATCAGGCCGACGTCCTGAGTTCTATCGCATTCCACCATGTTCGGCCGTTCTGA
- a CDS encoding exosortase/archaeosortase family protein, with amino-acid sequence MSTASEHIPTAMRDAITVKSVVSGREGLVGALLLAVAFGALFHAWFARQALLSWNHLEDWGHAFVVPLISAYMLWKQREVIARAGARAYLPGLTALLTGMACYVFFLVQVPNHMLQGLSVLLALFGLTLFVLGPALMRLAFLPIAFLAFGVTVSEQIMIRLTFPLQIIAAKGSWVLLNLVGAVFGFKADIDGNTLTLIDSAGRALNPLNVAEACSGMRMLIAFFALAAAVALLSCREWWQRVAVVLLAGPVAVLMNVVRVAVLGILTLIDPNLASGDAHTLIGTILLVPSLFLFLGMVWALNRTVREPPGAAS; translated from the coding sequence ATGAGCACCGCCTCCGAGCACATCCCGACCGCCATGCGAGACGCGATCACGGTCAAGTCCGTGGTCTCGGGCCGGGAAGGCCTCGTCGGCGCGCTGCTGCTCGCGGTTGCGTTCGGGGCGTTGTTTCATGCCTGGTTTGCCCGGCAGGCGCTGCTCAGTTGGAACCATCTCGAAGATTGGGGCCATGCGTTCGTGGTGCCGCTGATCAGCGCGTACATGCTGTGGAAACAGCGGGAAGTCATCGCGCGGGCCGGCGCGAGGGCCTATCTGCCTGGTCTGACGGCCCTGCTGACGGGGATGGCGTGCTACGTCTTCTTCCTCGTGCAGGTGCCCAACCACATGCTCCAGGGCCTGTCGGTCCTGCTGGCGTTGTTCGGGCTGACGCTCTTCGTGCTCGGTCCTGCGCTGATGCGTCTGGCGTTCCTGCCCATCGCCTTCCTTGCCTTCGGGGTGACGGTCTCCGAGCAGATCATGATCCGGCTGACGTTCCCGCTCCAGATCATCGCGGCCAAGGGCAGCTGGGTGCTCCTGAACCTCGTGGGCGCGGTGTTCGGGTTCAAGGCGGACATCGACGGGAACACGCTGACGCTGATCGACTCGGCGGGCCGCGCACTCAACCCGCTGAACGTTGCCGAGGCGTGCTCGGGGATGCGGATGCTGATCGCCTTCTTCGCGCTCGCGGCCGCGGTGGCGTTGCTGAGCTGCCGGGAATGGTGGCAGCGTGTGGCGGTCGTGCTGCTCGCTGGGCCGGTCGCGGTCCTGATGAACGTGGTTCGAGTGGCGGTGCTGGGCATCCTGACGCTGATCGACCCCAACCTTGCGTCTGGTGACGCCCACACGCTGATCGGCACGATCCTGCTGGTTCCGTCGCTGTTCCTGTTCCTCGGGATGGTCTGGGCGTTGAACCGCACGGTCCGTGAGCCACCGGGGGCGGCGTCATGA
- a CDS encoding exosortase-associated EpsI family protein gives MIARNLLACSDSRKGVLLAALLSAAVLGAGAASLHAMISGLGLHLRKLPIHPADGRTLGSLPLETASWVRIAADRVESVEVESTLGTDNYLTRLYAERSPADPRKRVEIELHAAYYTGMIDTVPHVPERCFVGGGLQMARGARTITLPLDTSRWTPDPDVPEGLGPIYRVRASDGRRVRLPRNADGLAMRISEYTLPGDRRLFAGYFFIANGGWVSSAEGVRLLAFNLRDDYAYYLKVQVNSASVESAEELAQAAGSLLGELLGDLMLCVPDWVAVQSGEYPPDNPRGVRPGA, from the coding sequence ATGATCGCGAGGAACTTGCTGGCGTGTTCGGATTCGCGCAAGGGCGTCCTGCTGGCCGCGCTTCTGTCGGCGGCGGTGCTGGGCGCCGGCGCGGCGTCGCTCCACGCGATGATCTCGGGGCTTGGTCTCCACCTGCGGAAGTTGCCTATCCATCCCGCGGACGGACGAACGCTCGGTTCGCTCCCGCTTGAAACGGCGTCCTGGGTCCGCATCGCGGCGGATCGGGTGGAGTCGGTGGAAGTGGAGAGCACGCTGGGGACCGACAACTACCTGACCCGGTTGTACGCGGAACGCTCCCCCGCGGACCCGCGAAAACGCGTCGAGATCGAGCTGCACGCGGCGTACTACACGGGGATGATCGACACGGTCCCGCACGTGCCGGAGCGGTGCTTCGTGGGAGGCGGGCTGCAGATGGCCCGCGGCGCCCGGACGATCACGCTGCCGCTCGACACCTCCCGATGGACGCCCGACCCGGACGTTCCCGAAGGGCTTGGCCCGATCTACCGGGTTCGCGCGTCGGACGGCCGCCGGGTACGGCTGCCTCGCAACGCCGACGGGCTGGCGATGCGCATCAGCGAGTACACGCTCCCCGGCGACCGCCGGCTGTTCGCGGGGTATTTCTTCATCGCGAACGGGGGGTGGGTGTCGAGCGCGGAGGGTGTTCGCCTGCTGGCGTTCAATCTGAGAGACGACTACGCGTACTACCTGAAGGTGCAGGTGAACTCGGCGTCGGTCGAATCGGCCGAGGAGCTCGCGCAGGCCGCCGGGAGCCTGCTCGGCGAGCTGCTGGGGGACCTGATGTTGTGCGTGCCGGACTGGGTCGCGGTTCAGTCCGGCGAGTATCCGCCCGATAATCCGCGGGGCGTTCGGCCGGGAGCGTAG